The following coding sequences are from one Neovison vison isolate M4711 chromosome X, ASM_NN_V1, whole genome shotgun sequence window:
- the ELF4 gene encoding ETS-related transcription factor Elf-4, with protein MAITLQPSDLIFEFASNGMDDIHQLEDPSVFPAVIVEQVPYPELLHLYSGLELDDVHNGIITDGTLCMAQDQILEGSILLTDDNEATSQSMSATEVLLNVEAPNDILDEKQIFSTSEMLPDADPAPAAPLPNYLFPVSEPDALNGAGDTDDQEGHCLEEKVPREESAKKTGKSKKRIRKTKGNRSTSPVTDPSIPIRKKSKDGKGSTIYLWEFLLALLQDRNTCPKYIKWTQREKGIFKLVDSKAVSKLWGKQKNKPDMNYETMGRALRYYYQRGILAKVEGQRLVYQFKEMPKDLVVIEDDEERTEVTAAPPQASTPSTSSTSTTRRASSRVSARAAPQGKGGPSWEKPKVQNVGLPPSANLELGLSADEEIPTTSTVLASLPESQARLTKAVSAASVPGNIHLGVAPVGSGSALTLQTIPLTTVLTSGPPASAASTQLVLQSVPPASTFKDTFTLQASFPLNTSFQESQVAAPGAPLILSGLPQLLAGANLPTNPVPSSVAGAGPAGPSPQPPGTVIAAFIRTSGATAASGVKEGPLRPSSYVQGMVTGAPMEGLLVPEETLRELLRDRAHLQPLPTQVVSRGSHNPSLLGNQTFSSPSRPTVGLTPVAELELSSGSGSVFMAEPSVTTSGNLLTRSPTPAPFSPFNPTSLIKMEPHDI; from the exons ATGGCCATTACCTTGCAGCCCAGTGACCTGATCTTTGAGTTTGCAAGCAACGGGATGGATGATATCCACCAG CTGGAAGACCCCTCAGTGTTCCCAGCTGTGATCGTGGAGCAGGTGCCCTACCCCGAATTACTCCATCTGTACTCAGGACTGGAGCTGGACGACGTTCACAATGGCATCATAACAGACGGGACCTTGTGCATGGCGCAGGATCAGATCCTGGAGGGCAGTATTTTGCTGACAG ATGACAATGAAGCAACCTCACAAAGCATGTCAGCCACTGAAGTCTTGCTCAATGTCGAGGCTCCCAACGACATCCTGGATGAGAAGCAGATCT TCAGCACCTCCGAAATGCTTCCGGACGCGGACCCTGCTCCAGCTGCCCCTCTGCCCAACTATCTGTTTCCTGTCTCTGAGCCTGATGCCCTGAACGGGGCAGGTGACACTGATGACCAGGAGGGGCACTGTCTAGAGGAGAAGGTCCCCAGAGAGGAAAGTGCCAAGAAGACTGGAAAATCAAAGAAgagaa TCCGGAAGACAAAGGGCAACCGCAGTACCTCGCCGGTCACTGACCCCAGCATCCCCATACGGAAGAAGTCGAAGGATGGCAAAG GCAGCACCATCTACCTGTGGGAGTTCCTCCTCGCGCTTCTGCAGGACAGGAACACCTGCCCGAAGTACATCAAGTGGACCCAGCGAGAGAAGGGCATCTTTAAGCTGGTGGACTCCAAAGCTGTGTCCAAGCTGTGGGGGAAGCAGAAGAACAAGCCTGACATGAACTACGAGACGATGGGGCGGGCACTGAG ATATTACTACCAAAGAGGCATCCTTGCCAAAGTGGAAGGGCAGAGGCTGGTGTACCAGTTTAAGGAGATGCCCAAGGACCTAGTGGTGATCGAAGATGATGAGGAGAGAACTGAAGTCACGGCGGCGCCCCCTCAGGCCTCCACTCCCTCAACCTCCTCCACCAGTACCACCCGACGAGCCAGCTCCAGGGTCTCGGCTAGAGCTGCTCCCCAGGGCAAGGGAGGCCCTTCCTGGGAGAAGCCAAAGGTTCAGAATGTTGGCTTACCGCCGTCTGCGAATCTGGAATTGGGACTGTCTGCAGATGAGGAGATCCCCACTACCTCTACTGTGCTGGCCTCTCTCCCAGAGAGCCAGGCCAGACTCACCAAAGCCGTGAG TGCTGCTTCGGTGCCCGGCAACATCCACCTGGGAGTGGCCCCAGTGGGGTCGGGCTCCGCCTTGACCCTCCAGACGATCCCACTGACCACAGTGCTGACCAGCGGGCCTCCTGCCAGTGCTGCTTCCACACAGCTCGTTCTTCAGAGCGTTCCGCCGGCTTCGACCTTCAAGGACACCTTCACTTTGCAGGCCTCTTTCCCCCTGAACACCAGTTTCCAAGAAAGTCAGGTGGCGGCACCAGGGGCTCCACTGATTCTCAGTGGTCTCCCCCAACTTCTGGCTGGGGCTAACCTTCCGACCAACCCGGTGCCATCCTCTGTTGCAGGGGCTGGACCGGCCGGGCCCAGCCCTCAGCCCCCCGGGACTGTCATCGCTGCCTTCATCAGGACTTCCGGTGCCACCGCAGCCTCTGGGGTCAAGGAGGGGCCGCTGAGGCCCTCCTCGTACGTACAGGGCATGGTGACTGGGGCCCCGATGGAGGGGCTGCTGGTTCCCGAAGAGACCCTGAGGGAGCTCCTGAGGGATCGGGCTCACCTTCAGCCACTTCCCACCCAGGTGGTTTCAAGGGGTTCCCACAATCCGAGCCTTCTGGGGAACCAGACTTTCTCTTCTCCCAGCCGCCCCACTGTTGGGCTGACTCCAGTGGCTGAACTTGAGCTCTCCTCAGGCTCAGGGTCCGTGTTTATGGCTGAGCCTAGTGTGACCACCTCTGGGAACCTGCTGACCAgatccccaacccctgcccccttctccccATTCAATCCCACTTCTCTTATCAAGATGGAGCCCCATGACATATAA